ATAACAATAAACTACAAGTGCTTACCTTTTGCATGTCTGTTATAATGGTCAGATTTGTACCATCTCTAAGCTGAAGATCATCCTTTAAAAGGTTAACAAACCACCTCCAAGTGTGCATATTTTCAATCTCAACAACAGCCCAAGCAAGTGGAAGCGTCTGATTATTTCCATCTTTGCAAACTACTACAAGTAGTTGGCCTCTACATACCCCTTTTAAAAATCATCCATCCAACCCAATGCATGGCCTACAACCAGCCAAGTATGACTTCTTCATTGCATCAAAACAAATATAGAACCCAACAAATATTTTCCTCCCACCTTCAAAAGTTTCATCACTAAGCTTCACTACACATGTACTCTCTGGATTAGATCTAAGCAACTCATCACTATAATCTAATATTCTGCCATACTCGAGTTTATGATCATCCGTTATCTCATTCAACATAATATTTCTTGCCCTCCTATATCAATCCTTCCAACATACAATCCCAATTTTTTTCTAATCAACTCTTGAAACTTGAATATTCTAATGTTAGGTTGTTCTTTTATCCTCTCATTGAACCTTTTGGCCAAGAACTTTGAATTACATAGCTTGTTTCTGTTAGTAGGGTCACATTTGTGAACTGGATTGTAGTTCTTGACTATAAAATTCTTAGTCCTAGAATCATAACTAGCAACTAGAAGCTAGGACATGATGCCATCTTGCACTTAACCCTCACCCTTGTAGgttcatttatatatttttctatagAAACCTTTTGTTCAACAGCATATTTAGTTACAACTTCTCTGAAATTTCTCACACTTGCAAATGCAAATCCAGTTTTCCAAACTATTTTCTTGCAAGTCTTGTCAAAGATTACTCTTCTTTTAGTCTTTCTTCTTCTAGCTTTAAATTTTGTTGAACCTCACCTTCACCTTCATCATCAACATCATCTGGATCTGTTTTAAAGCTAGCAGCTTCATCTGAATGGTAATAAGGCTCATCACCACCTATCTTACATTCCAAACTGTTATTCTTCCTAGATTCATATTCATCATACCCCACACCTGGTCCTCTCTTACCTAGTTTAACGTGTTCTTGTTTAGGAGCACTTTCTTTCCCCTTCCTTCTCTCTACAGTCCTTCTTTCTGCCCTAAATGCCCTGTACTCCTCATGTGTATCACTGCCATAATCAACTTCTCCTTTAAGCAATTCCACACGCTCTAAATTTGAGTTATTATCAGTGCTGCTGCTAGATTTAGATGAGGTTGATTCAGATGAGGAGTTTGAACTATCATCAGTAGTAACAGCTCTAGGCCACTGTTATTGGCACTATTTTCAGCGGCATTGGATGCCTTTTCAGAAGTTCCCAAACCCTCACAACCCTCAAATCTTGACCAGATTCCTTCTCAAAAATAACATTACTATCACACCCTACTTGGCTGACATATTCTAATAGAGGGGGGACCACTACAATATCATCAACCATGTGATCTACATATACCTCCAAAATATCCCCACTTTTTAACTCTTCACAAATACCCATAAGGTCCCTATCAACCTTAGTTACTACTAAACCAGGACAATTAGGTGGTCTAACATAAATAACAGCAGAAGAATTATTGTACCCAAACTCTTTCACATAACctagaaactcaaaatatgaGAACATATCAACATCGACATCAACACAATCAGTAATCATCCCACCAACATAATCCTCCATTGAAAAGGCATGTAACTTATCCATGGAGATTTTTCCACCATGGAAAAATCTCAGTGTAACAAGTACAAAAGACATTAAATTACCTGGATATAGTAGAAAATAAACTAATTAAGGATTAACAGTTATTATTAGACCCCGACATAACAAGTGACAACACATGCAACaagaaaaaactgaaatttgGTTATTATTACACCTTAAAAATTATATTTCTGTTACTGGATTTTACATTGaaaaagttacagtgaagaaatTTGAAGCAAGTTCAAAACCCTAGTTACAAATGATATTAAACAAACTAAAATAAAGATAACGTTTAGGGTTGGTGATAGAAAAGGTTAGGGTTGATGGATTTACCTCCAAATGTAGATAATGTTTCACAGATAATTCAACTTCAACATTTGAACTTGATTCTTCAAAGACCTTCTGCTTCGAACAGGTCTTCCACCAACTCGTCAAatgaaacaataacaacaaacggAACCCTAAAGAAcaatgaaattgaaggattttgCAACAGGTCCCTCAACTTTGGTGAGGCAAATCGAATCTTCAAAAGTTGAGTATTAGGATTTTTTAATTTGGGAATTTTTAACTAACGGGGTGAGTGAGAGTATTAGTAAATAGTGGAAgactataatttttatttattttccacTCAAGTTATTATAGTTGGGTCAGGGCCACCGGTGCCACCCTTCTCCTCTCCCTCACCGTGACAGTCACACCCGAAAATAATAGATCTGGCCGAAAATCCTCCTCCCCGACGAGGCATCCTCCTTTTCCAACTTGTTTACGTTTTGCGTTTCTCTAGATCTAGAAAGACCTGCCCGTTCTTGGTCCTCCGATGACCTTTTAGGCCGAAAATGTTTGGATCTGGACGGAGAAGCTTGAAACCAGTGATAATTTTACCTTGCTCGCTTTGCTTCTTGAGATGCTGCTCCGGTGATTCCGTAGTAGCGGCGTCACTGATTCCGGCGACTCTTTAGGCTGCCAGTCATATCTGTTGTTTGTTGATCGTTGGTTGGGACTGTTGTAATGTTATCACCGGTTTGTTGATTCACGATGTTTGATTATTTTCGTTGGCCGAAATCCGGTCTGAAAACAAAATCTGGCGACCTACAAAAACTTGCCATTCTCGTTCATTTATCTACTGCTGTTACATTCCTATTGAATTATCAATTTTGTCTATATTCTTTGCTACTGATTTTCTTAATTCTTGGTTATGATTTTTAGAGGTTTAAAGGGGTCATGCTATGGAACGTTGTAGCCTTATTCTCCTTCACTATTTCTTGGCCGCATGTGACCATCTTGGTCATTCTGGGACTTATCAGATGCTATTGTTTCTACTGAAAATTGTTTGATGCCACTGTTACTCCCTTTGTTGCCTTGGTCTAGAACAGAATTGGTTTGGTTTCCTTTATGATATTCTTGATCCATTGTTTAACTGATATTGAAGGAAGCATTATTGGACATGCTGATTTTGAACGAATACTATGCTATAAGGCCGATGAAACCCTCATGTTATTAAGGCCATGACCCTCCGAACCGGACCCAAAAAATTAACGAGGCGATGACGATAACTCATCTGAAAAAGAATAGAAGGAACGACGAACCAATAACCTTTGGACGGCGATATAGCTGGCCACCGTAGTCGCAATCAAGACAGTTTCCATTTTCATGTCTAGACGGAATCAAAATAGATCTGAGCCTCCTataatattttcaaactattttttaaataccttttccaaaaatatttttcaaaaatcattttctaaaatattttcaaacaaaaaaccTTTCAAAACAATATGTCACTTTATTAGTTTATTTTACATCATATTACTTCACTAACGATTGTTGTCTTGTTTTGCGAGGTACTTTATCCAAAAACACTTCGAAAAGATGTCACTCGAAGACGAAGCACAAACTCCTCCAATAAATCCCCGCTTCGTACTTCCCATTCCCGGATGTACTCAAAACACAAAATATAGTAAAGTCATAGATAGATATTATATTTGCTTGTTTACGGTATTATCTATTTGCTAAACACTTAGGGTGAATAGCATATAGTTAATAATCAAATTAAATTGCAATGTTGTGCGTTAGATAATTCTTGAAgtttgtacatatatatatatttaagttaTTGAATATGTTCTACAGTATGATTAACTTATATAGGTGTGCACTTATCTAATTAAATTGGCCATGGACGTAGATAATAGTGTGTCGTAACCTTTtcctaaaataaataattaatactaGCATGCTTATTGAAACAACTTATTTGTAAATGGTATTTTATTAACCCACATTTGATTAACATGACTCTTGAACGAATTTAGCATAACATAATCTTATGAGATATTAGATTCTTTTCCGTTTCATTCTTAAGTTAATAGATTTGGTACGTGATTTGGCATCATAGTTTAATTGTAAGTTGTCTTTACATTTCATGAAAATAATTTGATTTTCCAAAATACAtagttatataatatataattttcaatttctttcaatctttttatATTATATTCATTCTTTTGATAACTCTTCCTATATTCTCATTTGTTAAATCAATTCTTAAAGTCAATAATTATGCAGTATGTACCAAGGTTgtttattaatttaaattaattttttttccttttttggtcAACTATTTTATAGAAGTCTTTCTTATCCACTTATTTAGAACAATTGACCTTGAACGTAAATCAAATTTGTCCAAGATTCTTCTTTTATTCAAAAcctatttaattaatttatagaTACTTTACTTCTACCACTCGTTCTTTTCATTTTACCATGTTCTTTTCATTCTACCAAGTCATCAAAATATAATTCTAATGTACTTTAGTCACACCCTTTGTATATTATGTATTATACATAGATGTTTATATTTTACCCTGTGACACTCTTGTTCAATCACTCTTCATTCAAACCGCTTATACCATTCTTTGTATATATCAAATTACTTATTATTTACTTAATCCCTCATTTATTTTATCGAGTCCACTAGAGTGATATTTTGTGGATTTTGAGGGATGCCTAACATCTCCCTCTCGAGATAATTTAAATCCTTAACCAGAATCTCAATAGTTTCGCAGACCATAATCTAAGTGTACATTATATAGTGTAGTATAGGTGtcctagtataccttaaatactaagtggcgactctaaacccTAAATAATCTTATGGAGTACTATAAGTTGTATGTTGTTTTAACTTGTGCagaatagggtgcaacaacatgacGACTCTGTTAGAAAAATCTTCAGGTTCTAACCACAACGGACTGGATCAATCTAAGTGTTACCCTTTTTATTGCTTCACACTTGTGTGTTTATGTCTTTATGGCTTGTggggttgattagtttcgttcTGAGAACCTTtcaggttgatttggacccttgattctagacttaaaagctttaatttgaaaatattgatcaatctttgacttttatgaaaacgacctcgaaactgtgtttttatgactccgatagctttgtatcgtaattttgaacttgggcgtatgcccggaattaattttggaagttcgtaggttgatttaCCAAAATTTGGTAATtataagttgaaaagtttgactgtaggttgacttttagctattgagctcggaatttgattttgatacttggaataggtccgttatggaatttggaacttgtttgcaaaaatTGGCAtcgttcagagttgatttgataggattcagacgcttagtcgtgattttagaagttcttgaaaatctctttgaaaatcatgcgttttagagttcaattcatagttttagatgttatttttgtgttttgatcatgcgagcgagtttgtatgatatttttagacttgtgtggatgttcggtttggagccccgagggctcgggtgagttttggatgctttTGTTAGAAATCAAAGTTGCTGGTTTTTCTGCACAGGCCTCAAATCTTGCATTGGCGAGGTCTGAGTTCACATTTGTGAAGGTAAGCCAAGTCTGctgggtttgcatttgcgaagtgcACCTAGGGAGAGCTTGTTCGCAGTTGCGATCAacatggtcgcatttgcggagatccatggttcgcaattgcgaaattgCGATGACAGCAGAGATGGAAGGGTCTTCGCATTTGcagggttcacaattgcgaaccccaggtcacaaatgcgacttCTGCGGCTGGACAAATAGCTGAGGGATGGGATTTTgagttcattctctcatttttgaaccctagactcggtaggaggcgatttggagaggggatagtcaaattatccttaattgtgttagactatccttaAATACCTTAGTTGACTTGTTTAGTATTTGTCCTACATTCTACTTGGTAAATTGctcccatgctttagttgaacttgttgtcccctttattgttacatgttatctcttcattgttaattatcattgtttgaaTTAATTGGTCGTGTTACCccctttacttgttgatttccattatttgagactcattgttgaatattatttcctttattgtgagtcagtcttatctaatattgtggttatacattattttctcattgttgagttaattGGCAtggaagttgtgaaagtcgttaataCGTTGAAGCGATGTTAGTTATTGTTGAAAAatctatcttattgagcattttccatctattattgttgttgatattcttgtatacttTATGGTGGAGctatgggctattgttgtggaaacattgctattgttgttgttggcaagttatgatatgtgatcacttgtggtgcgagttgttattgtgatatgatattgatgcgcatacggcagtataaggcttgggttgatgtgcatgcgacgatataaggtgggacttatgtgcgtgattgcttgtaggggaactacgtgaagccacgcatcatcataaggtgggctaaagtgtgtAGCTTTTTCggaaaaactgttttcaaaacctattttcaaatgtaaggctcacgcggcggtataagaaaAGATTATGATTTAAATTGAGAAatatgaatacgaggcggtacctcggtttgatttcattatacacaaggcggtacctcgttcTATTTCTTGTTGTTTGTTTCATGTTGCAAAGTGTTGTGGAAGGAATATTTCTTGTTGCTTCATTCTTTATTATTCTAGTAGTTGTAGTCCGTACATGATCATTGTAGcactttagttgcttcttttatgctATTTCTATTGTTAACTGATAGTAGGTTAAATTTATGCAATTTAGATACTatttacactctaatttagccgtacttaattgatatttgaatgctaaaagataacaaaatgctctaattaagaatttgatgctttgcaggagcaactccgagctaggagggagctaGCGAGTattttggagtcaacatggagtgtggaaggccaatcgaaggttagcccggtcgaaaaggagcgaTAAAAGCAAGCGAGATAACCCCTCCAGGTGCGCGACCGCGAACTCAAGGCAGTGAGGCAATGGAAATCCGCGGtcgaatccgcggccgcggacgggcggacgaaagccaaacacgtagggttaattatgtaattttctaggtgactaacctaaacctatatgaagcctaaacCCACCCAGAAGTCAGATATAGCtggttttagaagattttagaggcaagaacaagggagagaagacggataatttcctaagagttttcatcttcttcttcatacttctatttgttgattatgaattattttagtgatttattttccattagtatgagtagctaaatgtattatctagggttgatggaaccaattgttggatgaagtcttgactctattttattataattgagccgtgtttgttctatgattgttcaactacgtattgtattgtggttaattgaaagagcccttgattaatcgtgtctagttaccttgtgttgcttgagaaagaacacttggttagattgttgttgaacaacaccacttttgggtaagttaagagattaattacttgaatttaaaagtggggttagaaataacgaagctttggtgggataattctgagttgcataaattgttaactagagtagttcgagagaatgcttctagtaaattatcataattgatcgagagataattacggtagcccggaactcataattctcatagagtattacgacgatattatagctaaagagttaagaattaatccggcaattggggaaatcaatagccctagatccttttacccttgaattcaattttagtcttgattattgctaattttattgtcatttttccttagctaaataagttccactgattattcataaaactatTACATCcggaagttgtctgagcttatcattagcattatttaaagttgtagtaaataggttagttccctgtgggattcgactccagacttgaatcgggttatatttgcagcgaccgcttagtcctttttacaacGCATAGTTGGGCGCGATcaaattttggtgccgttgccggggaactaatggtgttatttattacaacttagaagaattgctaggattcttagtttagatcaatttcttacggtgtttaaatttttccattgaaattctcacgtttgaaTTCTCCTATGACTCAGGTGTATGCCTAGAAGCTCTTCGAGGACTGGTAAACTTTTTGAAGGACTCTCAGACCCCGAGAAAGCATTCAGGGCATTAAATCGAGCCAACAAGAAAAACAAACAGTTACAACAAAAATAGACACTCGAAATTGATATGGAAAACGTGGATGATGTCAACAAAAACAATATGAATAATCGGGTTGACCCAAACAATGGAGTGGTGTCACTTATTCTGCCAAAAgcttctctttatgattgggTACAACCAACTGCTGATAACCTGGCCACCGCTATTGCTGTACCTCAGATACAAGCAGAAACATTCTAGATCACCAACAACATGCTGCATCTGTTGCAAAATAAGGGACTGTTCTCCGGGTCATACATTgaagacccacaacaacatctgaagaatTTCCTATCAATATGTGTGACCCAAAGACAGCCGAATGTGACTCCTGAAGCCATCAAGCTATTACTGTTTCCATTCTCTGTGACAggagaggctcaaacttggctgaattcgcttccaataaactccattgccacttgggaagaattagtcaaacagttcttaaacaagttttatcctcctaacaagactgcaaggcagattgatgagatattgcagtTCAGGCAGAAACCAACTGAGACCTTGCAAGAAACATGAgagaggttcaagggtatgctagtaaagtgtccacaccatggcattccagatcagatgctgggacagagattctacatgggtttAGTAGACAGTTTGAAGGCCAATGTAGATGCTTCAGCTGGGGGTGCATATTTGAGCAAGACATTCACAGAGTGCAAGATTCTTCTTGACAAGATGGCTCAGAATTCAGGCTGGATGACTAGAGGTATGACACTTACACCAATAGTGCATTctgttgctcttgacccaaacaattCCCATGCAGAGAACATAGCCACACTCATGACTCAGATGAGCATactgacaaagaaaattgatgagatgggtacaaaGCAAGTGCACATTGTTGATACAACAAATGGAGGATTGTGCACTCCTTGCATAAACCAGTTATATGtgtgctcgtggagtggagagaatgacaatcagggcttcagagaagacatgaattaCATCAATAATTTTGGAGGTTAGAGGCAAGGTGGAAAACAATGGGGACCAGCACCAAACCAGCAGTACAGACCCAACCTTCCATAACACAACCCCAATTCTGGAGGCGCACGACCACaaggtcaagttgtgccttatcaaaggcagcATGGCTATAATCAGCAACACCAGCAATAGTTGGCctaccaaccacctcatcaacaTCAGGACAACAACATGGTAAAAATCAGGGGcatgctgcaacaactcattggaacaaatggtaagatgcaagaaaagttagcagcacaagattcagcaatcaaaggcattgaaactcaaCTGGGACAACTGTCTATAGCCTTGAGCAATCGCCCCCAAGGAATATTGACTACAGATACAAATATTAACCCAAAGGATCAAAACCTAAATCAGCTAATGGCAGTGAGTCTCAGGAATGGAAGAGATTTAGACAGAGAGCAAGCAATTGCTCAATCTAGGAGAGAAACTATGCCAACTACTCCAGTTACATTAGAGGCAGATGGGTCAGCAGAGCTCACCGAGGTGGTAGTTTAACAAGCAGATTTTGAAAAGGGTAAGGCGAAGAAAGGTGAACAAGTCTCAGAAaaggtggcacctcttgtgccagaagcttccaacaaagaaaagacatCAAGTAGTGGACAGAGGTTGACTCCTGCACAATTCCCTCAGAGAttggaaaaacaaaagaaagatgatcaatacaggaaattcatggaaattcTTTGAcagattcaattgaatattccactgatggatgctttgagggaaatgcaagggtatgcaaaaatgatgaaggacctgATGTCGCAGAAATTTGACTTCCAGGACCTGTCTACTATAACTCTGACACAGACCTACAGTGCGGTAGTGACAAGACCTATGGCTCAAAAGGTGTATGATCCAGGTAGCTTCACTATCCCATGCACTATTAggagttatgcttttgctaaagcattgtgtgacttgggagccagcataaacttgatgcccttggcaatCTATACAAAATTGGTCATTGGCAGAGCTAGAACGATCTCAATGttgctgcaactggctgatcgCACAGTCAAAAGACCGACAAGAATTCTTGATGATGTGCTTCTGCAAGTGGGGAAatttgtatttcctgcagactttgttattcttgactgtcaggtggatgaagagatacccatcattctgggaaggccattcttagccactgggagagaattaattgattgtgagactggagagttaaaaatgaggttgaacaatgaagaaataatattcaacaTTCAACAATCCATGAGGAGAACCAATGAATTTGCAAACTGCTCACTAGTGGAGGCCGTGGATGTGATACTGCAAGAAGAGGATGAGACCCTTAATGTGAAGGATCCACTAGAAGCctgcttgatgaatttggaagagatggacgGTGAAGGGTTGGCAAAGTGGGTCATGGCTCTCAAAGGTCAAGGATTCTGAAAAAGGGAAACTCAGTTCGAGCTCTTACGCTTAGAAGAGAGAGCAACACCACCTGCAAAaccatcaatagaggagccaccacagcTGGACTTGAAACCGCTTCCAGCccacctcaggtatgctttcttggggcctaattctactttgcctgttattatatcatctggtttGCTAGCTGTGCAGGTAGAGCAACTATTACAGGTATTGCAAGAATGTAAGACTGCCATTGGTTGGACCATGGTAGATATAAAGTGTATCATCCCAGCCTTTTGTATGCACAA
This region of Nicotiana tomentosiformis chromosome 4, ASM39032v3, whole genome shotgun sequence genomic DNA includes:
- the LOC138909786 gene encoding uncharacterized protein; the protein is MVKIRGMLQQLIGTNGKMQEKLAAQDSAIKGIETQLGQLSIALSNRPQGILTTDTNINPKDQNLNQLMAVSLRNGRDLDREQAIAQSRRETMPTTPVTLEADGSAELTEVIQLNIPLMDALREMQGYAKMMKDLMSQKFDFQDLSTITLTQTYSAVVTRPMAQKVYDPGSFTIPCTIRSYAFAKALCDLGASINLMPLAIYTKLVIGRARTISMLLQLADRTVKRPTRILDDVLLQVGKFVFPADFVILDLEAVDVILQEEDETLNVKDPLEACLMNLEEMDGEGLAKWVMALKEERATPPAKPSIEEPPQLDLKPLPAHLRYAFLGPNSTLPVIISSGLLAVQVEQLLQVLQECKTAIGWTMVDIKCIIPAFCMHKILLEEGHKPSREHQRRLNPNMKEVVKKEVIKWLDAGIIFPISDSNWVSPVQYVPKKGGMTVVQNENNELISTRTVMGWRICMDYRKLNTATRKDHFPLPFIDQMLDRLVFEELKTRLVTEPIIVAPNWEKPFELMCDANDYAIGAVLGQCKDKMMHPIYYASRTLGSAHLNYTIMEKEILAVVFAFDKFRSYLIGSKVIVYTDHVTIRYLIAKKESNPRLIRWVLLLQEFNLEIHDRKGTNNQVADHLSRLEGAEKRMKVEDITETFPDEQLLAVIMEETPWYADIANYLASSIVPYELSSIQKKIFFRDCRAYYWDEPILFKICVDNMIRRCIPEKDQPSVLQACHALPYGGHFGEIRTAAKVLES